TTCGAGGAAGCCCTGCGCACGGGTTACCTGATCCACCCGGACGCGATGCGCACGATCACGGCGAACCTCGATCTGATCGACGACGAGATGCGCGCCGACAAGGAGGCCGTGCGGCTCTTCCTCGGGCTGATGCTCAAGCACGGCAACCCGGAGCGCGCGCTGCGCCGGATGAACGAGCTGGGCGTGCTGGCGGCCTTCATCCCCGAGTTCGAGCCCATCGTCGCGATGATGCAGTTCAACATGTATCATTCCTACACGGTGGACGAGCACACGATCCAATGCATCAAGACACTGGCGCGCATCGAACATGGCGAGCTGGTGGAAGAGCTGCCCGTGGCCTCGGGCATCCTGAAGGAAGGCGTGAACCGCAAGGTGCTCTATGTGGCCCTGCTGCTGCATGACATCGGCAAGGGGCGGCCCGAGGATCACTCCATCCTCGGCGCGCAGATCGCACGGAAGGTGGCCCCGCGCCTTGGGCTGAAGAAAAGCGAATGCGAAACCGTCGAATGGCTTGTGCGCAATCACCTGCTGATGTCGGACACCGCCCAGAAGCGCGACATCTCCGATCCGGCCACGGTGCGCGGCTTCGCCAAGCAGGTGGCCACGCAGGAGCGGCTGGATCTGCTCACCGTGCTCACCGTCTGCGACATCCGCGGCGTTGGCCCGAGTGTCTGGAACAACTGGAAGGCCACCCTGCTGCGCAACCTCCACGCCGAAACCGACCATGCGCTGGAGAACGGGCTGGCGGATCTGAACCGCGGCAAGCGCGAGGCCGAGGCCAAGCGTGCCCTGCGCGAGGCGCTGGCCGACTGGGATCCCAAGGATCTGCGCGAAGAGGTCAAGCGCCACTACGGCCCCTACTGGCAGGGGCTCGACACCGAAGCTCACGTCAAGATGGCGCATCTGCTCAAGGGCATCCGCACCGACGAGATCCGCATCGACGTCTGGCCTGATGAAACCCATGACGCCACCCGCGTCTGCTTCTCCATGGCCGATCACCCCGGCATCTTCTCCCGCCTCGCCGGGGCGCTGGCGCTTGTGGGGGCCAACGTCGTGGACGCGCGCACCTACACCACGGCGGATGGGTTCATCACCACGGTGTTCTGGGTTCAGGACGCCGAGCACCACCCCTACGAAATCAGCCGCCTGCCCCGTCTGCGCCAGATGATCGAGCGCACGCTCAAGGGCGAAGTGATCGCGGGCAAGGCGCTGGCGAGCCGCGACAAGGTCAAGAAACGCGAACGCGAGTTCCGCGTGCCCACCAACATCACCTTCGACAACGAGGGCAGCGAGATCTACACGATCATCGAGGTCGACACCCGTGACCGCGCAGGCCTGCTCTTCGACCTCACCCGGACGCTGGCCAACGCCAATATGAACATCGCCACCGCCCAGATCGCCACCTACGGCGTGCAGGCGGTGGATGTGTTCTACGTGAAGGACATGTTCGGGCTGAAGCTTTACGCCGAGAGCAAGCAGAAGGCGCTGGAGGCCAAGCTGCGCGACGCCATCGAAAAGGGCGTTGAGCGGGCGGGCGCCGCATGAAGCAAATCCGCCTGATGGCCGGGTTCCTGACGGTGGGCGTCTGGACGCTGCTGTCACGGCTCATGGGCTTCGTGCGCGACATCATGATCGCGAGCTACCTTGGCGCGGGGCCAGTGGCGGAGGCTTTCTTGATCGCCTTTTCCCTGCCCAACATGTTCCGCCGCTTCTTCGCCGAAGGGGCGTTCAACATGGCCTTCGTGCCGATGTTCTCCAAGAAGCTCGAAGGCGGCGAAGATGCCGCCGGTTTCGCGCGGGAGGCTTTTACCGGGCTGGCCACGGTGGTGCTTGTCTTCACCCTGATCGCGCAAGCCGCGATGCCGTGGCTCGTGCTGGCGATGGCTTCGGGCTTTCTGGCCGACGAGCGCTTTGATCTGGCGGTGCATTACGGGCGCATCGCCTTTCCTTATATCCTCTTCATCTCGCTGGCGGCGCTGCTCTCGGGCGTGCTGAACGCCGCCGGGCGTTTCGTGGCCGCGGCGGCAGCGCCGGTGTTGCTGAACGTCCTCTTCATCGGCGCGATGGTTCTGGCGGCCCAGTTTGGCTGGCCGATCGGGGAGGCGATCGTCTGGACAGTGCCTCTGGCAGGCATCGCCCAGCTGGCGCTTGTCTGGTGGGCCGCCGGGCGCGCGGGCTTTCCGATCCGCCTGCAGCGGCCCCGGCTGACGCCGGACATGAAGCGCCTCGCTGTGATCGCCGCACCGGCGGCCCTTGCAGGCGGCGTGGTGCAGGTGAACCTCCTCGTGGGGCGGCAGGTGGCGAGCTTCTTTGACGGGGCCATTGCCTGGCTCAACTACGCGGATCGGCTCTATCAACTGCCGCTCGGCGTGGTGGGCATCGCCATTGGCGTGGTGCTGCTGCCCGACCTCTCCCGCCGTCTTAGGGCGGGCGATGCGGCGGGCGGGCAAGCGGCGCTGAGCCGCGCGGGCGAGGTCTCGCTCGCGCTCACCGTGCCCTGCGCGGTGGCCTTGGTGGTGATCCCGCAACAGCTGATCGGCGTTCTCTTTGAACGCGGGGCCTTTGGCCCTGCCGACACGGCAGCCACGGCGGCGGCGCTGGCGATCTACGGGCTGGGCCTTCCGGCCTTCGTGCTGCAGAAGGTGCTCCAGCCGCTCTATTTCGCGCGAGAAGACACCAAAACCCCGTTCCGCTTCGCGCTTGTGACGATGGTGATCAACCTCGTCGTGGCCATCGGCGCGGCCTTCTGGATCGGTTATCTGGCGGCGGCGGTGGCGACCTCGCTTTCCGGATGGGTCATGGTGCTTCTGCTCTGGCGCAAATCGCGCGAGATGGGACCAGAGGCGCAGTTCGACGCCCGCTTCCGCAACCGCTGGTGGCGGATCGTGCTGACCTCGCTGATCATGGGCGGCTGGCTCGTGGCCTGCGCCTACGCGCTTGCGCCGATGTTTGCCGCAGGCGCACTGCGCTATCTGGCGCTGGCCATCGTGATCGTCTCGGGGATCATCGTCTATTTCTCCGTCGGCCATGTGCTGAACGCGGTGCGCCTGAGCGAATTCAAAGCGGCGGTGAAACGGGGCTAAACAGAGGGCCAGCGGCCCGGAACAAGGCCGCAGGCCGCCGGGCCAGCGGCGGACCGTCCCGGCGGTCTGCCGCTTTGGCGGGATCAGCGCGACGGTTGAGGTTTTTCGGTCTTGGCTGGCATAAAGCGCGCAGGCCTGAAGGAGGAGCGGCAGCCCACGGTCCGCCGCTGGCCCTCCCTACCTCCGGCGCACCACCGCCAGCACGCGTTTCCAGCCGCCCGGCACCAGCAGGAAGCTCACGCCGAAGCCCGTGGCAAAGCCGGCCAGATCCGCCACCCATTCCCGGCTGCCGCCAAAGAGGATGCCCCACAGAAGCTGGATCCCCAGCAGGAAGGCAATCAGTGAAAACGCGCGGTATTTGTTCGCGCCCCGTGCCGCCAGATCGACCCACATCAGGAAGGTGAAGGAGCCGATCAGCCCGTAGACCGCCGGATAGCCGCCAACCAGCGGCACCGGATCGTTCAGCAAGAGCCCATAGGCCAGCGCGCCCATTGCGGCGGAGCCGAAGAAGATCAGCAGCACCGCCCACCACGAAAAGATCTCCCCGGCCATCTTGCCCAGCGCCAGCAGGAAGACGAGCACGAAAAGCGTGTGGGTGAAGGTCACATGCACCAGCGGGTAGGACACAAACCGCACCAGCATGTCGGGGCGGTAAATGCCATTGGCCAGCATCCAGTCAAACAGATCGCCCGAGAAGGCAAAGCGCTGCACCGCATCCAGCCGCCAGCCCGCGCCGCCGGAAATAATCCCCCGCTCCCCGAGCGTGAAAGCCACCTCCAACCCGAAGATCAGCAGGGCCAGCCCCACCACCACCGGCGGCAAGGGATTGATCGGGGATTCCTCGTAGGGGCTGCTCATGCTCTCGCTCCATCCGGTTGACGGCTTGTGCCCCCATCGGTAAGCGAGCCGTGTATAGAAATCCAGACGGAGTACGCATCATGACGGAGGTGGTCCACACACCGCGCGTCTTTTCGGGGATCCAGCCCTCGGGCAACCTGACCCTCGGAAACTACCTTGGCGCCATCAAGCGCTTTGTTGAAATGCAGGACAGCGGCATCGAGACGCTCTACTGCATGGTCGATCTTCACGCGATCACCGTCTGGCAAAACCCTGAGGATCTGCGCCGCGCGACGCGCGAAGTCGCCGCCGGTTTCATCGCCTCGGGCCTTGATCCGGCGAAATCCATCCTCTTCAACCAGAGCCAGGTGCCCGAGCACGCCCAGTTGGGCTGGATCTTCAACTGTGTCGCCCGCATGGGCTGGCTTAACCGGATGACCCAGTTCAAGGACAAGGCCGGCAAGAACCGTGAGAACGCTTCGGTGGGCCTTTTCGCCTACCCGAACCTCATGGCCGCCGACATCCTGATCTACCACGCGACGCACGTACCCGTGGGCGAGGATCAGAAGCAGCACCTCGAACTGACGCGTGACATCGCGACGAAGTTCAACAACGACTTCGGCGTTGATTTCTTCCCGATCACCGAGCCGGTGATCGAGGGCGCGGCGACGCGGGTGATGAGCTTGCGCGATGGCGCGAAGAAGATGAGCAAATCGGACCCGTCCGACATGAGCCGGATCAACATGACCGATGACGCCGACGCCATCGCCAAGAAGATCCGCAAGGCGAAAACCGACCCGGACGCCCTACCGAGCGAGGCCGGGGGCCTTGCCGAGCGCCCGGAGGCGAAGAACCTCGTCAACATCTACGCCGCGCTGTCGGAGCAGAGCGTGGATGCCGTGCTCGCGGATGTCGGCGGCAAGGCGTTCTCGGAGTTCAAGCCGATGCTCGCCGATCTGGCCGTGGCCAAGCTTTCGCCGATCGCCGCTGAAATGGCGCGTCTGATGGAAGACACCGCCGAGATCGACCGGATCCTCGGCGACGGTGCCAAACGCGCCCAAGCCATCGCCGCGCCGATCCTCGATCAGACCTACGACATCGTCGGCATGGTCCGCTCGCGCTAAGGGCGCTTGAGTAAATGCGGGCGCGGAGGGATCTCCCTTCGCGCCCGTTTTCGCGCCTACTCCACGCTCAGGCGGCAGAGGATGGTGTTGTCCTGCTCCAGATCCGGCCCCCAGATCAGCTGCGCCGAGGCGTCCCAGGAGATGCGGTCATAGCCGTCCTTGGGGCTTACGTCCGCTTCTGCATAGAGGCTGGCCGCCTGCCAGCCAGAGGCATCGAAACCGGGCTGATCCCAGCCCTCCGGTTCCTCAGAGGCCGTGAAACCGCAGGCCCCTTCCCCGGCGACGGGGCTGTCGACCTTCTCGCAGGACTTGTCCACCGGGGCATGGTGGATCACGAGGCACTGCCAGCTTGCGTCGCTCACCGCCGCGATCGCTCCGGCTGCGTC
The sequence above is drawn from the Pseudoruegeria sp. SHC-113 genome and encodes:
- a CDS encoding PEBP family protein, translated to MKIQMAAALALLPAALSAEPFSADVWADNWFELRVDGQQVAEDSVSITTERSFNAESFTFEAERPFVLGLVAKDFKENDTGLEYIGTGRQQMGDGGVILQIFDAAGAIAAVSDASWQCLVIHHAPVDKSCEKVDSPVAGEGACGFTASEEPEGWDQPGFDASGWQAASLYAEADVSPKDGYDRISWDASAQLIWGPDLEQDNTILCRLSVE
- the murJ gene encoding murein biosynthesis integral membrane protein MurJ, with amino-acid sequence MKQIRLMAGFLTVGVWTLLSRLMGFVRDIMIASYLGAGPVAEAFLIAFSLPNMFRRFFAEGAFNMAFVPMFSKKLEGGEDAAGFAREAFTGLATVVLVFTLIAQAAMPWLVLAMASGFLADERFDLAVHYGRIAFPYILFISLAALLSGVLNAAGRFVAAAAAPVLLNVLFIGAMVLAAQFGWPIGEAIVWTVPLAGIAQLALVWWAAGRAGFPIRLQRPRLTPDMKRLAVIAAPAALAGGVVQVNLLVGRQVASFFDGAIAWLNYADRLYQLPLGVVGIAIGVVLLPDLSRRLRAGDAAGGQAALSRAGEVSLALTVPCAVALVVIPQQLIGVLFERGAFGPADTAATAAALAIYGLGLPAFVLQKVLQPLYFAREDTKTPFRFALVTMVINLVVAIGAAFWIGYLAAAVATSLSGWVMVLLLWRKSREMGPEAQFDARFRNRWWRIVLTSLIMGGWLVACAYALAPMFAAGALRYLALAIVIVSGIIVYFSVGHVLNAVRLSEFKAAVKRG
- a CDS encoding rhomboid family intramembrane serine protease produces the protein MSSPYEESPINPLPPVVVGLALLIFGLEVAFTLGERGIISGGAGWRLDAVQRFAFSGDLFDWMLANGIYRPDMLVRFVSYPLVHVTFTHTLFVLVFLLALGKMAGEIFSWWAVLLIFFGSAAMGALAYGLLLNDPVPLVGGYPAVYGLIGSFTFLMWVDLAARGANKYRAFSLIAFLLGIQLLWGILFGGSREWVADLAGFATGFGVSFLLVPGGWKRVLAVVRRR
- a CDS encoding [protein-PII] uridylyltransferase, producing the protein MTLPREVSAAPASERPRFTVPAPAELICPAAEIFDPETVRAALVAAFGDDADCRDIRATTVTCLAKAQKDGRARIAEAFAADPLKARATTSAYTYLTDCLVTMAFEVATQWLHRVQTPTTGERISVLAVGGYGRAEMAPFSDVDLLFLTPYKITAWAESVIESMLYILWDLRLKVGHASRTVKDCLRLGREDYTIRTALLENRFLIGDRKLANELNTVLTSQLFANSASEFIEAKLAERGERHRKQGLRYVVEPNIKEGKGGLRDLQSLFWIAKYIHGVQDTAELVKLGVFTRDEYRNFERAERFLWATRCHLHLIAGRATEQLTFDMQVEVADAMGYTDHGGRRAVEHFMQAYFRHATRVGELTRIFLTKLEASHVKKAPSLVGLFRRRKRVKPGYKLVQNRLTYASEREFLSDKLNLLRIFEEALRTGYLIHPDAMRTITANLDLIDDEMRADKEAVRLFLGLMLKHGNPERALRRMNELGVLAAFIPEFEPIVAMMQFNMYHSYTVDEHTIQCIKTLARIEHGELVEELPVASGILKEGVNRKVLYVALLLHDIGKGRPEDHSILGAQIARKVAPRLGLKKSECETVEWLVRNHLLMSDTAQKRDISDPATVRGFAKQVATQERLDLLTVLTVCDIRGVGPSVWNNWKATLLRNLHAETDHALENGLADLNRGKREAEAKRALREALADWDPKDLREEVKRHYGPYWQGLDTEAHVKMAHLLKGIRTDEIRIDVWPDETHDATRVCFSMADHPGIFSRLAGALALVGANVVDARTYTTADGFITTVFWVQDAEHHPYEISRLPRLRQMIERTLKGEVIAGKALASRDKVKKREREFRVPTNITFDNEGSEIYTIIEVDTRDRAGLLFDLTRTLANANMNIATAQIATYGVQAVDVFYVKDMFGLKLYAESKQKALEAKLRDAIEKGVERAGAA
- the trpS gene encoding tryptophan--tRNA ligase, with amino-acid sequence MTEVVHTPRVFSGIQPSGNLTLGNYLGAIKRFVEMQDSGIETLYCMVDLHAITVWQNPEDLRRATREVAAGFIASGLDPAKSILFNQSQVPEHAQLGWIFNCVARMGWLNRMTQFKDKAGKNRENASVGLFAYPNLMAADILIYHATHVPVGEDQKQHLELTRDIATKFNNDFGVDFFPITEPVIEGAATRVMSLRDGAKKMSKSDPSDMSRINMTDDADAIAKKIRKAKTDPDALPSEAGGLAERPEAKNLVNIYAALSEQSVDAVLADVGGKAFSEFKPMLADLAVAKLSPIAAEMARLMEDTAEIDRILGDGAKRAQAIAAPILDQTYDIVGMVRSR